The segment ATAGAAAGCTTCGGATCATCGATACAACCCCGTTCCCCGCAATAGCTCTCAGAGGATTGCATCGGGTCATTTCCCCTACCACCGGATTCCTGCATCATCATCCCTAAAATCACATCAACATATTCCAAAACCCCATACTCATCGGCGTAATCCTCAACAATCGGCCTGTAATTTTCTACCTCTTCACTAATCTCAGGATGCGTCTGCCTAGGTGTGTTTTCATTGGATAATACGGAAATGACTACGAATAAGCTGCATAATAAAATGGCAATCACAGCTGTTTTTTTTATTGCTTTTTTATTCTTTTTCTTTAGTTTCATTGTCATCTAGTCCTTTTTTCATCAAAACTATTAATATACCAACGATTATACCATATATAAGATGACCCATCAGCCAATACATCAAAGCCGTGACATCCGTAAGCGCTGGCGTTCGACCGGAGAACGCTGTCGTTAGATACAGCAAGCCACCTATCAGTACACTCATTACAATATAATGATGGATTTTCCCATTATCTAACGTAAAATAAAGAACGATAACGAGTCCCACCGAAACAACTATATGCAAAAGGAAGTCTTGCACCTCATTCAAAGGCCAATCTTGTATAACCGGAAAATAATCCACATTTAACAAAAGGGTATATACTAACTTCCCCGTTAATTGTTCAACAGTCTTGAGGACCCCTCCCAAAACCAATCCGGACACAATCCCTATCACAACAAGATTAAGAAAAATTTTCATAGATTTTCCCCTACTATCCACTCTTCGCAAACAATTCCTTCTCCCGCCATTTACCGAATCGATAATACAGATATGCAGCCATACTGCTGACAATAAAACTTGCTCCCATTCCAATCGCAATGCCCGTATCACCGAACAA is part of the Virgibacillus sp. NKC19-16 genome and harbors:
- a CDS encoding lysozyme family protein produces the protein MKLKKKNKKAIKKTAVIAILLCSLFVVISVLSNENTPRQTHPEISEEVENYRPIVEDYADEYGVLEYVDVILGMMMQESGGRGNDPMQSSESYCGERGCIDDPKLSIKQGVYYFAENLSDANGDLGLAVQSYNFGSGFIDYARETSGDYSQETAIAFSQEMYENVPNQSDFRCLREEAEQLDACYGDIYYVQAVMEYTDVLAAK